A part of Halobacterium jilantaiense genomic DNA contains:
- a CDS encoding MarR family transcriptional regulator, with translation MLRRIELEVLATVDRGDTISELATKLDHSESYLSRAVGDLVEKGLIYTERDGRRKRVVPSDARAVELYRDHVRQHSHIAFPELLTGKALEVLSYLDQPRTVSEIADRSDNYRNTVNRVLKRFRDRGLVGTADGHYEFNADFDRLHEFARELAHHLHRHRLEAVAPKGTILWEDYDEFLAQAETEIDAEGFHETGLARFAAFDLQFLLTDHRYYVYSEELDAVSPAALCCHTLVIDDGSRHRSYCLLLLSHVDVDEDDLREQAEKYDLEDEIDVLLRYLKTRGEIDDDWLPEWDKFQELAADYKIES, from the coding sequence GTGCTCCGGCGCATCGAACTCGAGGTCCTCGCCACGGTCGACCGCGGCGACACGATCTCCGAACTCGCGACGAAGCTCGACCACAGCGAGAGCTACCTCTCTCGTGCCGTCGGCGACCTCGTCGAAAAGGGGCTCATCTACACGGAACGCGATGGCCGTCGAAAACGAGTCGTCCCGTCGGATGCTCGCGCCGTCGAACTCTACCGGGACCACGTCCGCCAGCACTCCCACATCGCCTTCCCCGAGCTGCTGACCGGGAAAGCACTCGAGGTGCTGTCCTACCTCGACCAGCCGCGAACCGTCTCCGAGATCGCCGATCGAAGCGACAACTACCGCAACACGGTCAACCGCGTCCTCAAGCGGTTTCGCGACCGCGGTCTCGTCGGGACGGCCGACGGCCACTACGAGTTCAATGCCGACTTTGACCGCCTCCACGAGTTCGCCCGGGAACTCGCACACCATCTGCATCGTCACCGCCTCGAAGCCGTTGCGCCGAAGGGGACGATTCTCTGGGAGGACTACGACGAATTCCTCGCCCAGGCCGAGACGGAGATCGACGCGGAGGGGTTCCACGAAACCGGCCTCGCTCGATTCGCGGCCTTTGATCTCCAATTCTTGCTCACTGACCACCGCTACTACGTCTACTCCGAGGAGCTCGATGCCGTTTCGCCGGCGGCGCTCTGCTGTCACACGCTGGTAATCGACGACGGCAGCCGCCACCGCTCGTACTGTCTTCTCTTGCTCAGTCACGTCGACGTCGACGAGGACGACCTTCGAGAGCAGGCGGAAAAGTATGATCTCGAAGACGAAATCGACGTCTTGCTCCGCTACCTCAAGACGCGTGGCGAGATCGACGATGACTGGCTCCCGGAGTGGGACAAGTTCCAGGAGCTGGCGGCTGATTACAAAATCGAATCCTGA
- a CDS encoding nucleotidyltransferase domain-containing protein — protein sequence MAKQDITVCIDAYPDPDTDIFRIGAADDILRLLADAHDTEFTIPELVDATGVTRSTVWRAVDLLDGIGAIRIRETPQRNHIAIDPNRLQKGDPILAIPQSEFYAPIRAFVDRVQATLTDADDVGALLGIVIFGSVARGEADRQSDIDCFVVVEGNRTTARRRITDVVADLQSDRFDGDRFAFEPYVESAESARRAGSKLREIFDEGITVYGSGHLDSLRKEVIADE from the coding sequence ATGGCGAAACAGGATATAACGGTCTGCATCGATGCGTATCCCGACCCGGATACCGATATCTTTCGTATCGGTGCCGCAGACGACATCCTCCGACTGCTCGCCGACGCCCACGATACGGAGTTTACGATCCCCGAACTCGTCGACGCCACGGGTGTCACCCGGTCGACGGTCTGGCGGGCTGTCGACCTCCTCGACGGTATCGGAGCCATCCGAATTCGAGAGACGCCACAACGAAACCACATCGCGATCGACCCCAACCGACTCCAGAAGGGCGATCCGATACTTGCCATTCCGCAGTCGGAGTTCTATGCACCGATCCGGGCATTCGTTGACCGCGTGCAAGCCACGCTCACTGACGCCGACGACGTCGGCGCTCTCCTCGGCATCGTTATTTTCGGGAGCGTCGCTCGGGGCGAAGCTGACCGCCAGAGCGACATCGACTGTTTCGTGGTCGTCGAGGGGAACCGGACGACAGCCCGCCGGCGGATTACCGATGTCGTTGCAGATCTCCAATCGGACCGATTCGACGGTGACCGGTTCGCGTTCGAACCGTATGTTGAATCTGCCGAAAGCGCACGCAGAGCCGGGTCAAAACTCCGAGAAATCTTCGATGAAGGAATTACCGTCTACGGCAGCGGCCACCTTGACTCGCTCCGAAAGGAGGTCATCGCCGATGAGTAG
- a CDS encoding type IV toxin-antitoxin system AbiEi family antitoxin domain-containing protein, which translates to MSTIEQSQNIRQGLSTRESRLLVRLAGAGHQIISVDDIETTLEVPPNTAREIASRLTEKGWLDRLFPGTYLIVPLSAGEEAVYTTHEYLIAAHVAEPMYIGYYSALSHHGLTEQVPQTVYVVTPTRAQRREIHGVPYRVTTVTERKFFGFEPTSIEGTTVQVSDLEKTLVDCADHPEFCGGLQELARAMRTADERGCDWETVGEYLKRLDNGAATKRIVYLADQLGIDLPAHDELVASFTSGYSLLDPTQPETGSTDSTYRLRINVEPAQLERVES; encoded by the coding sequence ATGAGTACAATAGAGCAGTCACAAAATATACGTCAAGGCCTCTCGACTCGAGAAAGTCGACTCCTTGTACGGCTCGCTGGCGCGGGTCACCAGATTATCTCCGTCGACGACATCGAGACGACGCTGGAGGTCCCCCCGAACACCGCCCGCGAGATCGCCTCCCGGCTCACCGAGAAGGGCTGGCTCGACCGGCTCTTCCCGGGCACGTATCTCATCGTGCCACTCTCAGCCGGCGAGGAGGCCGTGTACACAACCCACGAGTATCTCATCGCCGCCCACGTTGCCGAGCCGATGTACATCGGCTACTACAGCGCCCTCAGCCACCACGGGCTGACCGAACAGGTCCCCCAGACGGTGTACGTCGTCACGCCGACCCGGGCGCAAAGACGAGAGATCCACGGCGTCCCGTACCGCGTCACGACAGTCACCGAGCGGAAATTCTTCGGCTTTGAGCCGACATCTATCGAGGGCACGACCGTTCAGGTCAGCGACCTGGAAAAGACGCTGGTCGACTGTGCGGACCATCCCGAATTCTGTGGTGGTCTTCAGGAACTCGCGAGAGCAATGCGAACTGCCGACGAACGGGGCTGCGACTGGGAGACCGTCGGCGAGTACCTCAAACGCCTCGACAACGGCGCTGCGACCAAGCGGATCGTCTACCTCGCCGACCAGCTCGGCATCGACCTCCCCGCCCACGACGAACTCGTCGCGTCGTTCACGAGTGGGTACTCGCTGCTGGATCCGACGCAACCTGAAACGGGCTCGACCGACAGCACGTATCGCCTCCGAATCAACGTCGAACCAGCGCAACTGGAGAGGGTGGAGTCCTAA